One segment of Phalacrocorax carbo chromosome 33, bPhaCar2.1, whole genome shotgun sequence DNA contains the following:
- the LOC135310324 gene encoding zinc finger protein 22-like: MFLAEGSWVLAARGQCPPPPPAPPTLRDRCQRRHRPPATPSPRPRCPQAPTAAPTAAMEQPEEPPGTHGGTLTSPETDTPESLVTSPPLPPSPALGWPWGLPPTPPPATRKPYKCTECGKAFGQSSHLMRHLGTHTGEKPYKCGACAKSFTQNSNLLQHQRTHTGEKPYECGACGKRFGWSSNLSQHRRLHSGQKPFQCSQCGKCFGESARLLEHQRTHTGEKPYRCPDCPKTFSRGSHLARHRRLHAAERGPGPALAMRRGL, encoded by the exons ATGTTCCTGGCCGAGGGCTCCTGGGTGCTGGCGGCCCGGGGACAGTGTCCCCCCCCG cctccggCCCCACCAACCCTCCGCGACCGCTGCCAGCGCCGACACCGCCCTCCCGCGACGCCGTCCccgcggccccgctgcccccaggCGCCCACCGCCGCGCCGACTGCG GCCATGGAGCAGCCAGAGGAGCCACCCGGCACCCACGGAG GCACCCTGACGTCCCCAGAGACTGACACCCCCGAGAGCCTGGTGACATCGCCACCGCTGCCCCCATCACCCGCCCTGGGCTggccctgggggctgccccccacgccccccccggCTACCCGGAAACCCTACAAGTGCACCGAATGCGGCAAGGCCTTTGGGCAGAGTTCGCACCTGATGCGGCACCTGGGCACCCACACGGGCGAGAAACCCTACAAGTGCGGCGCCTGTGCCAAGAGCTTCACCCAGAACTCCAacctcctgcagcaccagcgCACCCACACCGGCGAGAAACCCTACGAATGCGGCGCCTGCGGCAAACGTTTCGGCTGGAGCTCCAACCTCAGCCAGCACCGCCGTCTCCACAGCGGCCAGAAGCCCTTCCAGTGCAGCCAGTGCGGCAAATGCTTTGGTGAGAGCGCCCGTCTGCTCGAGCACCAGCGCACCCACACCGGCGAGAAGCCCTACCGCTGTCCCGACTGCCCCAAGACCTTCAGCCGCGGCTCCCACCTCGCTCGCCACCGCCGCCTCCACGCGGCTGAGCGGGGACCTGGTCCGGCCCTGGCGATGCGCCGGGGGCTCTga
- the ZBTB45 gene encoding zinc finger and BTB domain-containing protein 45 produces the protein MAEAVHYIHLQNFSRSLLETLNGQRLGGHFCDVTVRIREATLRAHRCVLAAGSPFFHDKLLLGHSAIEVPPVVPSGAVRQLVEFMYSGCLVVAQSEALQILTAASILQIKTVIDECTQIISQSRGPKALPPPPRPPRPDPAPAPTDPRHKPLPAPALAPPEPDVRFGPAEPAPSCHSRKQRQPLRLQLPVKEEEEEEEEAGGTAAGEEGFAPPPFAAEEPPFFGAPEVFADAFLPPWPGEEGGKFGPDCSLEALGRAPAFGAKGVTGGNGFGFAPPPPLYEGGAEAGLGGAGVAPTPEAPQPGPSRCPEPSYQCGHCQKTFSSRKNYTKHMFIHSGEKPHQCSICWRSFSLRDYLLKHMVTHTGVRAFQCGVCCKRFTQKSSLNVHMRTHRPERFQCRLCTKGFSHRTLLERHAAATHPVPPPGPPPGPPPPEPGLATWPGAEAAGAGPAHTA, from the exons ATGGCGGAGGCCGTCCACTACATCCACCTGCAGAACTTCAGCCGTTCGTTGCTGGAGACCCTCAACGGGCAACGCTTGGGCGGCCACTTCTGCGACGTGACGGTTCGCATCCGCGAGGCCACCCTACGGGCCCACCGCTGCGTCCTGGCCGCCGGCAGCCCCTTCTTCCACGACAAGCTGCTCTTGGGTCACTCGGCCATCGAGGTGCCGCCCGTCGTCCCCAGCGGAGCCGTGCGGCAGCTGGTGGAGTTCATGTACAGCGGTTGCTTGGTGGTGGCTCAGTCGGAAGCTCTGCAGATCCTCACCGCCGCTTCCATCCTCCAGATCAAGACCGTCATCGATGAATGCACCCAGATCATCTCCCAGAGCCGCGGGCCCAAGGCGCTgccccctccgccccgcccgccgcgccccgaCCCCGCCCCGGCGCCCACCGACCCCCGCCACAAGCCCCTACCGGCACCGGCACTGGCACCGCCGGAGCCCGACGTCCGCTTCGGTCCGGCCGAGCCGGCGCCGAGCTGTCACAGCCGCAAGCAACGCCAACCTCTGCGGCTCCAGCTGCCGGttaaggaggaggaagaggaagaggaggaagcgGGGGGCACCGCCGCCGGTGAGGAAGGCTTCGCCCCCCCACCCTTCGCCGCCGAGGAACCCCCATTTTTTGGCGCCCCCGAGGTCTTCGCCGACGCCTTCCTGCCCCCCTGGCCCGGCGAGGAGGGGGGCAAGTTCGGGCCCGACTGCAGCCTGGAGGCGCTGGGCCGGGCGCCGGCGTTCGGGGCCAAGGGGGTGACGGGGGGCAACGGTTTTGGCttcgcgccgccgccgccgctctaCGAGGGGGGAGCAGaggcggggctgggcggggcgGGCGTCGCCCCGACCCCCGAGGcgccccagcccggcccctcGCGTTGCCCCGAGCCCTCCTACCAGTGCGGCCACTGCCAGAAGACCTTCAGCTCCCGCAAGAACTACACCAAACACATGTTCATCCACTCCG GCGAGAAGCCCCACCAGTGCTCCATCTGCTGGCGCTCCTTCTCACTCCGTGACTACCTGCTGAAGCACATGGTGACCCACACGGGCGTCCGCGCCTTCCAGTGCGGCGTCTGCTGCAAACGCTTCACCCAGAAGAGCTCCCTCAACGTCCACATGCGCACCCACCGCCCCGAGCGCTTCCAGTGCCGCCTCTGCACCAAGGGCTTCTCCCACCGCACTCTCCTCGAGCGCCACGCCGCTGCCACCCACCCCGTGCCACCGCCGGGGCCACCGCCGGGGCCACCACCACCTGAACCTGGGCTGGCAACGTGGCCAGGCGCCGAGGCCGCGGGTGCTGGCCCTGCTCACACAGCATAA